From Cryptococcus neoformans var. neoformans B-3501A chromosome 6, whole genome shotgun sequence, the proteins below share one genomic window:
- a CDS encoding hypothetical protein (HMMPfam hit to Sugar_tr, Sugar (and other) transporter, score: 217.6, E(): 2.4e-62) — MSQMNSDIAPQIEAKSYHDETIHVEQADDEIKADMIQFKADAVEAENAEHSMTVLEAVKAYPMACFWAFVMSFTIIMESYDVFLIGNFVALPAFRDRFGIFDEATGGYVIATKWQSALQMSGQLGALIGVFLAGPLTSRIGYRWATLVGLMLMNATIFVSFFANSLPLFFTGQLLEGIPWGIFIANAPAYCSEIVPMRLRAPATQVLQMFWAIGSIVVGAVTYRYNTRPDTAAYKIPLALQWMFPTPLAILMFLAPESPWWLVRKGRLDQAARSVERLGRKSRLNAGEVVAMMRRVIDLETSTSAPGYIELFRKTDLRRTLIVCGIYGAQNLAGNLIANQAVYFFEQAGIKTNLAFALGLITSALQMVFVMASWFLTTYFGRRTLYLWGTGVNTALLIALGVAASCGTSTAASYAQASLGLIISVLFTFAAAPVSWVVIGETSAIRLRPLTTGIGRATYYIVEIPCIFLASYMLNPTGGNLGGKCGYVWGATGLFCFVVAFFCLPEMKGRSYREIDLLFKRHTPARKFATTEIGVEDDE, encoded by the exons ATGAGTCAGATGAATTCTGACATCGCCCCGCAAATCGAGGCCAAGTCCTACCATGACGAGACGATTCATGTCGAACAGGCGGACGACGAAATCAAGGCGGACATGATCCAGTTCAAGGCGGATgcggtggaggcggagaaTGCCGAACACTCTATGACGGTATTGGAGGCCGTCAAGGCGTATCCTATGGCTTGCTTCTGGGCCTTTGTTATGTCTTTCACCATT ATTATGGAATCCTACGATGTATTCCTCATTGGAAACTTCGTGGCCCTTCCCGCCTTCAGAGACCGGTTCGGTATATTTGACGAAGCGACTGGCGGTTATGTCATAGCGACTAAGTGGCAGTCGGCGCTTCAGATGTCCGGGCAGCTTGGTGCGCTCATTGGCGTTTTCCTTGCAGGTCCCCTCACTAGCCGTATTGGATACCGTTGGGCGACTTTGGTTGGCCTCATGCTCATGAACGCGACCATCTTTGTTTCATTCTTTGCCAACTCGctcccactcttcttcactggTCAGCTCCTTGAAGGCATACCATGGGGCATTTTCATCGCCAATGCCCCTGCATATTGCAGCGAGATTGTCCCCATGCGCTTGCGTGCCCCTGCTACACAGGTCCTGCAAATGTTCTGGGCAATCGGCAGTATCGTCGTCGGTGCTGTCACTTACAGGTACAACACCAGGCCCGACACTGCTGCCTACAA AATACCACTCGCGCTTCAATGGATGTTCCCCACCCCACTCGCTATCCTCATGTTTCTTGCGCCCGAGTCACCTTGGTGGCTTGTCCGAAAGGGACGTCTCGACCAAGCGGCACGCTCGGTAGAACGTCTAGGACGCAAATCGAGGCTCAACGCGGGTGAGGTTGTGGCTATGATGCGACGTGTTATCGACTTGGAGACGTCCACCTCTGCGCCCGGTTACATAGAATTGTTCAGAAAGACAGACCTCCGACGTACCCTCATTGTGTGCGGTATCTATGGAGCACAGAATCTTGCCGGCAACCTTATCGCTAACCAGGCCGTTTACTTCTTTGAGC AGGCCGGCATCAAGACCAACCTTGCGTTTGCTTTGGGCCTTATCACCTCGGCCTTGCAGATGGTCTTCGTTATGGCTTCATGGTTTCTTACAACTTATTTTGGCCGACGTACCCTCTACCTATGGGGCACAGGTGTCAATACCGCCCTGCTTATTGCCCTGGGGGTTGCCGCCTCGTGCGGCACTTCAACTGCGGCTTCGTATGCCCAGGCGAGCTTAggcctcatcatctctgtTTTGTTCACCTTCGCCGCAGCGCCCGTCTCGTGGGTCGTCATTGGAGAAACGTCGGCTATCCGGCTCCGACCCCTCACAACAGGAATCGGGCGAGCTACATATTACATCGTTGAGATACCTTGCATTTTCC TCGCTTCGTACATGCTTAATCCCACTGGCGGAAATC TTGGCGGGAAGTGTGGCTATGTGTGGGGTGCGACTGGATTATTTTGCTTCGTCGTCGCGTTCTTTTGCCTGCCTGAGATGAAGGGTCGATCCTACCGCGAGATCGACCTTCTGTTCAAGCGTCACACGCCGGCTCGTAAGTTTGCAACAACGGAAATTGGAGTAGAGGACGATGAGTAG